Proteins encoded in a region of the Zea mays cultivar B73 chromosome 4, Zm-B73-REFERENCE-NAM-5.0, whole genome shotgun sequence genome:
- the LOC103654036 gene encoding protein FAM32A-like has translation MLEYKNVVGGRLKLKGKALDVKDGGVMKKKKYHREESSQTESDKNGDERNPHSDYDHLTPAERRYMEQKQKIDMKKMAKVANKSYKDRMHDFNQYLANLSEHYDIPKVGPG, from the coding sequence ATGTTGGAATACAAAAACGTCGTTGGGGGACGGCTGAAGCTAAAGGGTAAAGCGCTGGACGTGAAAGATGGTGGTGTAATGAAAAAGAAGAAGTACCATCGTGAGGAGTCGTCTCAGACTGAATCTGATAAAAATGGAGACGAAAGGAACCCACATTCAGACTATGACCATCTCACACCAGCAGAGCGCCGCTACATGGAACAGAAGCAGAAGATCGACATGAAGAAGATGGCCAAAGTCGCAAACAAGTCGTACAAGGACCGCATGCACGACTTCAACCAGTACCTGGCTAACCTCAGCGAGCACTATGACATCCCCAAAGTTGGTCCTGGCTAA